The following are encoded in a window of Massilia sp. R2A-15 genomic DNA:
- the aroG gene encoding 3-deoxy-7-phosphoheptulonate synthase AroG has protein sequence MQRTDDLRIREMKELTPPSHLIREFACSEAAGDTAAGARVALHRILHGQDDRLMVVIGPCSIHDPRAAMEYARRLVTERRRLAADLEIVMRVYFEKPRTTVGWKGMINDPYMDNSFRINDGLRMARELLRDINELGLPAGTEFLDVISPQYIADLISWGAIGARTTESQVHRELASGLSCPVGFKNGTDGNIKIAVEAIKAASQPHHFLSVTKGGHSAIVSTNGNEDCHIILRGGKTPNYDAASVEEACRQMAAQGLAARLMIDASHANSSKKPENQVPVCADIAAQVAGGNDRIVGVMVESNLVAGRQDLVPGKELVYGQSVTDGCIDWEHSVQVLDTLAAAVRQRRLRQE, from the coding sequence ATGCAACGCACCGACGACTTACGCATCCGCGAAATGAAGGAACTGACGCCGCCCTCGCACCTGATCCGCGAGTTCGCGTGCAGCGAGGCGGCCGGCGACACGGCGGCGGGCGCGCGGGTGGCCCTGCACCGCATCCTGCATGGCCAGGACGACCGCCTGATGGTGGTCATCGGCCCGTGCTCGATCCACGATCCGCGCGCGGCGATGGAATACGCGCGCCGCCTGGTGACCGAGCGCCGCCGCCTGGCGGCCGATCTGGAAATCGTCATGCGCGTGTATTTCGAGAAGCCGCGCACCACGGTCGGCTGGAAGGGCATGATCAACGACCCGTACATGGACAACAGCTTCCGCATCAACGACGGGCTGCGCATGGCGCGCGAACTGCTGCGCGACATTAACGAGCTAGGCCTGCCGGCCGGCACCGAATTTCTCGACGTGATCAGTCCGCAGTACATCGCCGACCTGATCAGCTGGGGCGCGATCGGCGCGCGCACCACCGAGTCGCAGGTGCACCGCGAGCTGGCGTCCGGGCTGTCGTGTCCGGTCGGCTTCAAGAACGGCACCGATGGCAACATCAAGATCGCGGTGGAGGCGATCAAGGCGGCCTCGCAGCCGCACCATTTCCTGTCGGTGACCAAGGGCGGCCACTCTGCCATCGTGTCGACCAACGGCAACGAGGACTGCCACATCATCCTGCGCGGCGGCAAGACGCCGAACTACGACGCGGCCAGCGTCGAGGAAGCCTGCCGCCAGATGGCCGCGCAGGGCCTGGCCGCGCGCCTGATGATCGACGCCTCGCACGCGAACAGCTCGAAGAAGCCGGAGAACCAGGTGCCGGTGTGCGCCGACATCGCCGCCCAGGTGGCAGGCGGCAACGACCGCATCGTCGGCGTGATGGTCGAGTCGAACCTGGTGGCGGGGCGCCAGGACCTGGTGCCGGGCAAGGAACTGGTGTACGGCCAGTCGGTCACCGACGGCTGCATCGACTGGGAGCACAGCGTGCAGGTGCTCGACACGCTGGCCGCCGCGGTGCGCCAGCGCCGCCTGCGCCAGGAATAG
- a CDS encoding TonB-dependent receptor, whose amino-acid sequence MFRKTVLVQALSLAFASATLSLAVVAPVMAQSNATGTIFGRVDAAQGTAIVIRNLDTNLQRRVTPEAGRYQATALPVGRYKVDLVQGDKVVQSNEVEVTIGQGADVSFAAASAIQTVQVSGQRRRIDVSNTNNGATFTAKELAKLPIAPSVDSIIQLAPNTTRADYRYAGASFGGSGASENAYYVNGFPVTNPLTGLGSSELPFGAIAQAQILTGGFGAEFGRSIGGVVNITTKSGTNNWEAGATASITPRNLRSKYKDFYYANTGAPTNTATDGKLRLRREDNKVQETRVGAYVGGPIIQDKLFMFIAADQSSTDTSRVGALRSTASDANSLSKWGWGEINDKVTRFTGKIDWNISDSHRLEFTGIGDDDKRDAYYSSYDYATRAHGSTINSGEHYHNDPANTLGVGANAAILKYTGNLTDDLTLTALFGRSTSKHDNTFDGYDVFDLSKSIAQVTSSPSTRPFEINNNQPLSGNIMPKDGKDVVKSGRLDLEYKIGSHTVRAGFDQNKLDSVNAGFITAGGSIWAYQKQSNPTVAAPLALAGPTPIAVATAGSGPLAAQGYWVRQQIFNSATPVRSEQSAQYIEDKWQVNKDVLVTVGLRDEQFKNINGSGVTYLDMKNQISPRLGAAWDVNGDASLKVFGTAGRYYLQVPTAIGVRGASRSLFTRQAFSYTGVDANGLPTGLKALAAPFSANNEYNQEKDPKTVSAVGLKPNFQDEMTLGFEQQLSPSLNIGAKATYRKLQSTLDDMCDQRGFDKWLAANPTVSAAKWRGFGCATFNPGVDNDFLVDFNDADPALAGKTYTKVHLTKEMLGFPEAKRTYAAVDLFAEHPLRNGWYGKLNYTWSRSVGNTEGQTRSENAQINPGATTTWDRIELMDGAYGKLPNDRTHQIKAYGFYNVAPEWTVGGNALIAAGRPLNCIGNHPTDTSYGSNYFWCNGVRVDRGSKGNLPWDTRLDMNVVYAPAMVKGLALKADVFNVFNKQTVQAIDETYNSGTNVVSPTYGRVTSYTDPRAIKFSVEYNHKF is encoded by the coding sequence ATGTTCAGAAAAACCGTCTTAGTCCAGGCATTGTCGCTGGCCTTCGCTTCCGCCACCCTGTCGCTGGCCGTCGTCGCGCCGGTGATGGCCCAGTCCAACGCCACCGGCACGATCTTCGGCCGCGTGGACGCCGCCCAGGGCACGGCCATCGTGATCCGCAACCTCGACACCAACCTGCAGCGCCGGGTCACCCCGGAAGCGGGCCGCTACCAGGCCACCGCGCTGCCGGTGGGCCGCTACAAGGTCGACCTGGTCCAGGGCGACAAGGTGGTCCAGTCGAATGAAGTCGAAGTGACCATCGGCCAGGGCGCCGACGTGTCGTTCGCCGCCGCCAGCGCCATCCAGACCGTGCAGGTGAGTGGCCAGCGCCGCCGCATCGACGTGTCGAACACCAACAACGGCGCGACCTTCACCGCCAAGGAACTGGCCAAGCTGCCGATCGCCCCGAGCGTCGATTCGATCATCCAGCTGGCGCCGAACACCACGCGCGCCGACTACCGTTACGCCGGCGCCTCGTTCGGCGGCAGCGGCGCGTCCGAGAACGCCTACTACGTCAACGGCTTCCCGGTCACCAACCCGCTGACCGGCCTCGGTTCGTCCGAGCTGCCATTCGGCGCGATTGCCCAGGCACAGATCCTGACCGGCGGCTTCGGCGCCGAATTCGGCCGTTCGATCGGCGGCGTGGTCAACATCACCACCAAGAGCGGCACCAACAACTGGGAAGCCGGCGCCACCGCCAGCATCACGCCGCGCAACCTGCGCTCGAAGTACAAGGACTTCTACTACGCCAACACCGGCGCACCGACCAACACCGCGACCGACGGCAAGCTGCGCCTGCGCCGCGAAGACAACAAGGTCCAGGAAACCCGTGTCGGCGCCTACGTCGGCGGCCCGATCATCCAGGACAAGCTGTTCATGTTCATCGCGGCCGACCAGTCCTCGACCGACACCAGCCGCGTCGGCGCGCTGCGCAGCACCGCCAGCGACGCCAACTCGCTGTCGAAGTGGGGCTGGGGCGAGATCAACGACAAGGTCACCCGCTTCACCGGCAAGATCGACTGGAACATCAGCGACAGCCACCGCCTGGAATTCACCGGCATCGGCGACGACGACAAGCGCGACGCCTACTACTCGAGCTACGACTACGCCACCCGCGCGCACGGTTCGACCATCAATTCGGGCGAACACTACCATAACGACCCAGCCAACACCCTGGGCGTGGGCGCCAACGCAGCCATCCTCAAGTACACCGGCAACCTGACCGACGACCTGACCCTGACCGCCCTGTTCGGCCGCAGCACCTCGAAGCACGACAACACCTTCGACGGCTACGACGTGTTCGACCTGTCCAAGTCGATCGCCCAGGTGACGTCGAGCCCGTCGACCCGTCCGTTCGAAATCAACAACAACCAGCCGCTGTCGGGCAACATCATGCCGAAGGACGGCAAGGACGTCGTCAAGTCCGGCCGCCTGGACCTGGAATACAAGATCGGCAGCCACACCGTGCGCGCCGGCTTCGACCAGAACAAGCTCGACAGCGTGAACGCCGGCTTCATCACCGCCGGCGGCAGCATCTGGGCCTACCAGAAGCAGTCGAACCCGACCGTCGCAGCGCCGCTGGCACTGGCCGGCCCGACCCCGATCGCCGTGGCGACCGCCGGTTCCGGTCCGCTGGCCGCCCAGGGTTACTGGGTCCGCCAGCAGATCTTCAACAGCGCCACCCCGGTGCGTTCGGAGCAGTCGGCCCAGTACATCGAAGACAAGTGGCAGGTCAACAAGGACGTGCTGGTTACGGTCGGCCTGCGCGATGAGCAGTTCAAGAACATCAACGGCTCGGGCGTCACCTACCTCGACATGAAGAACCAGATCTCGCCGCGCCTGGGCGCTGCCTGGGACGTCAACGGCGACGCATCGCTGAAGGTATTCGGTACCGCAGGCCGCTACTACCTGCAAGTGCCGACCGCCATCGGCGTGCGCGGCGCCAGCCGTTCGCTGTTCACCCGCCAGGCCTTCAGCTACACCGGCGTGGACGCCAACGGCCTGCCGACCGGCCTGAAAGCACTCGCCGCGCCGTTCTCGGCCAACAACGAGTACAACCAGGAAAAGGATCCGAAGACCGTCAGCGCAGTGGGCCTGAAGCCTAACTTCCAGGACGAGATGACGCTGGGCTTCGAGCAGCAGCTGTCGCCGTCGCTCAACATCGGCGCCAAGGCAACCTACCGCAAGCTGCAGTCGACGCTGGACGACATGTGCGACCAGCGCGGCTTCGACAAGTGGCTCGCCGCCAACCCGACCGTGAGCGCCGCCAAATGGCGCGGCTTCGGCTGCGCCACGTTCAACCCGGGCGTGGACAACGACTTCCTGGTGGACTTCAACGACGCCGATCCTGCACTGGCCGGCAAGACCTACACCAAGGTCCACCTGACCAAGGAAATGCTGGGCTTCCCGGAAGCGAAGCGCACCTACGCCGCGGTTGACCTGTTCGCCGAGCACCCTCTGCGCAACGGCTGGTACGGCAAGCTGAACTACACCTGGTCGCGCAGCGTCGGCAACACCGAAGGCCAGACCCGTTCCGAGAACGCCCAGATCAATCCGGGCGCGACGACGACCTGGGACCGCATCGAGCTGATGGATGGCGCCTACGGCAAGCTGCCGAACGACCGCACCCACCAGATCAAGGCCTACGGTTTCTACAATGTGGCGCCTGAGTGGACTGTCGGCGGCAACGCCCTGATCGCAGCCGGCCGTCCGCTGAACTGCATCGGCAACCACCCGACCGACACCTCGTACGGCTCGAACTACTTCTGGTGCAACGGCGTGCGCGTCGACCGCGGTTCCAAGGGCAACCTGCCTTGGGATACCCGCCTCGACATGAACGTGGTGTACGCACCGGCGATGGTCAAGGGCCTGGCGCTGAAGGCGGACGTGTTCAACGTCTTCAACAAGCAGACCGTGCAGGCAATCGACGAGACCTACAACTCGGGCACCAACGTGGTGTCGCCGACCTACGGCCGCGTCACCAGCTACACCGACCCGCGTGCAATCAAGTTCTCCGTGGAATACAACCACAAGTTCTGA